Proteins from a single region of Seriola aureovittata isolate HTS-2021-v1 ecotype China chromosome 9, ASM2101889v1, whole genome shotgun sequence:
- the LOC130174839 gene encoding 60S ribosomal protein L22 isoform X2, translating to MAPIKKQNTGKGGKKKKQVLKFTLDCTHPVEDGIMDAANFEQFLQERIKVNGKAGNLGGGVVSIERSKSKITVSSEVPFSKRYLKYLTKKYLKKNNLRDWLRVVANTKESYELRYFQINQDEEEEEDED from the exons ATGGCGCCTATT aagaagcagaacaCCGGTAAAGGTggtaagaagaagaagcaggtcCTGAAGTTCACCCTGGACTGCACCCATCCCGTTGAAGATGGCATCATGGACGCTGCTAACTTT GAGCAGTTTCTTCAGGAGCGCATTAAGGTGAACGGGAAAGCCGGTAACCTGGGTGGTGGTGTGGTCTCCATCGAGAGGAGCAAGAGCAAGATTACAGTCTCCTCTGAGGTGCCCTTCTCCAAAAG ATACCTGAAGTATCTGACCAAGAAGTACCTGAAGAAGAACAATCTACGTGACTGGCTGCGCGTTGTGGCCAACACCAAGGAGAGCTACGAGCTCCGCTACTTCCAGATCAAccaggatgaagaggaggaagaggatgaggattaa
- the LOC130174839 gene encoding 60S ribosomal protein L22 isoform X1 translates to MAPIQKKQNTGKGGKKKKQVLKFTLDCTHPVEDGIMDAANFEQFLQERIKVNGKAGNLGGGVVSIERSKSKITVSSEVPFSKRYLKYLTKKYLKKNNLRDWLRVVANTKESYELRYFQINQDEEEEEDED, encoded by the exons ATGGCGCCTATT cagaagaagcagaacaCCGGTAAAGGTggtaagaagaagaagcaggtcCTGAAGTTCACCCTGGACTGCACCCATCCCGTTGAAGATGGCATCATGGACGCTGCTAACTTT GAGCAGTTTCTTCAGGAGCGCATTAAGGTGAACGGGAAAGCCGGTAACCTGGGTGGTGGTGTGGTCTCCATCGAGAGGAGCAAGAGCAAGATTACAGTCTCCTCTGAGGTGCCCTTCTCCAAAAG ATACCTGAAGTATCTGACCAAGAAGTACCTGAAGAAGAACAATCTACGTGACTGGCTGCGCGTTGTGGCCAACACCAAGGAGAGCTACGAGCTCCGCTACTTCCAGATCAAccaggatgaagaggaggaagaggatgaggattaa